A region of the Streptomyces sp. NBC_00442 genome:
CCCTGTTCGAGCAGGCCACCGACACCAGGCCGGCCGAACTGCGCGCCCAAGGGGTGCGCCCGCGCACCTGGTTCGGGGAACGCTGGGTCACCTCCGCGTACGAACTCTTCGAGGAGAACCTCCGCTTCTTCCCGCCGCTGCTGCCGATCGTCGACGAGGAGGAACCGCTGCGCGTCATCGCGGACGGCGGGGTGCCGCAGCTCAAGGAACTGGTGCTGCACAACGGCACGATCTACCGCTGGAACCGGCCGGTGTACGGGATCGCCGACGGTGTGCCGCACCTCAGGGTGGAGAACCGAGTGCTTCCGGCCGGTCCCACCGTCAGCGACGTGCTCGCCAACGCGGCCTTCTACTACGGCCTGGTGCGGGCCTTGGCGGAGGACAGCCGGCCGGTGTGGACGCGGCTTCCCTTCGAGTCCGCGGCCTCGAACTTCGACGCCGCGTGCCGCTACGGCATCGACGCCGAGCTCCTGTGGCCGGCGCCGCGGCGCGGCGCCGGCGTCACCCGGGTGCCCGCGGTCAAGCTCGTGAGCGAGGAGCTGCTGCCGCTGGCCGCGGCCGGCCTCGACGCATGGGGGGTGGAGGCGGCCGACCGTGACCACTACCTCGGCATCATCGAGGAGCGGTGCCGCCGGCGCGTCAACGGCTCGTCCTGGCAGGTCGACACCTACCACCGGGCCCTGGCCGCGGGCCTGGGCCGCGAGGCCGCCCTGTCCGCGACCACCCGGCGCTACCGCGAGCTGATGCTCGAGGGCGAGCCGGTCCACACGTGGCCCACGGGTTTCCCCGGCCCGCAGGCCCGGCACGGCTGACCCGGCGCCCGGCACGGCCGCGGACGGGGGTTGCCGGGGCCCCGGCAGGGCGCGCCCGTGCCGTCCCGCGGGTTGCCGGGGCCGCGGTCACGGCCGGTGTCAGCCGCCCTGCGCCTGGCCAAGCGCCGTGATCGCCTTGAGGATCACGGCCTGGATGTCGGCCGGGTCGTTCACCTGGTACCCGGTCCCACCGGTCGCCTGTGCGATCTGCCGCACCTCGTCCTTGTCGGCCCGCGGGCCGACGGCGATGGCGATCAGCGCCACCGGCTTCGCCGGATCCCTGAGCTTTTGCAACGCGGTGACGAGGCCGTCCAGCGAGATGCTCCCCGGGTCCTCGTTGGCGCCGTCGGTGAGCAGCACCACGGCGTTGAACTTGCCGCCGGCATACGTCGAGGTCGCCTCCTTGTACGCGGCCAGCGTCGTGTCGAAGAGGCCGGTCGCTCCGCCCGGCACCGGCTGCAGCGCACCGAACGCCCGCGTCAGCTTCTCGCGCTGGGTGCGCCCGCCGCCCGCCGGATCGCCGAGCCGGGCGGTCGGCACCAGCCGGCGGTAGTCGCGCGATCCGTCGAGGTGGGTGGCGAAGTCCCACAGGCCGATCTCGTCGTTGGGGGTGAACTGCGAAAGCGCCTGCATCAGCGAGGACTTGGTGACGTCCATGCGGGAGCGGCCGCCCGAGCCCGGCACCGGGTCGGCCATCGAACCCGAGGCGTCCACCACCGTCGTCAGGCGGGCGCTCTGCACGGTGATCGTCCACATGCCGAGCGCGTCCTGGAGTTCCTGGGCCGACGGAGGCTCGGCGCTCGCGCTCGCGTACGGCTGCGGAGCACGGGCCCCGGCGGCCGAGGCGACCGGGTCGGCCATCTGCTGCCCCGCCGTGCGAAACCCCTGCCCGGCCAGGACCCGCAGGGAATCGGGGTCGCCGAGCAGCGTCATGAAGCGCATCGCGGCCCGGCTCTCGTTGGTGCTCATCCGTGTCTCGCGGACCATCGTGTACGGATAGTCGAGCTGCGGCGCGCTGTCCGTGGGGTAGAAGAGGCGCAGACCCTTCGCGGTGCCGTGCTGGGCGTTGTAGGCGAAGGCCGACTGTTCGGACAGGACGAGGGCCTGGTTGCGATGTGGGTCGGCCGAACCGTCCGGGGCGAGCGTCTTCACCGCCCGGCCGTCGTCCGCGGAGACCCGCTGCGAGAGGACCTTGGCGAGGGCGGCCGTTCGCGTGTCGCCGTCCGGTCCGCCGCTCGCCGCCGATTTGGCGATGCAGCTCAGGGCCAGCAGCCCGGAAGCGCTGCGTGCCGGGTCGGCCGAGCCGAGGCGCAGCTTGTCGTCCTGGGTGGTGGACGTGGCCAATTCGGCCCAGGTGTAGGTCTTTTGGGGCCACGCGAGAGACGCGGCCGCCGAGGGCACCACGGCCAGGGCGACCGGCGACGCGGCGATGTGCCCCGCCGTCACCACCCCCGCCGACTCGCCGGCGTCCTTCGCCCGGTCGACCCACAGCGACGCGTCGGGTATCCACACCGAGAAGTCGGGCTTGGCTGCGGAGGCGAACGATGCGGCGACCTCGTAGGAATCGCGGGCGCTCACCCGTACGTCCATGCACGAGCCGTCCGAGGTGATCTTCTGCGCGCGAGCCCGTTCGGCGACGGCCCGGACGGCCGGGGCGATGTCGGGCGAGGCGACCAGATCGAGCCGTACCGCGGAGGCCGCGCAGGAGCGGCGGAAGGAGAGCAGCCCGCGCTGTACGGCGATGGCGGTGCCCCCGGCCACGGCCATGACCAGGACGGTGGCGAGGGCGACCGTACGGCGCCGGGCGGCCCCGCTGCCGTGTGTCGCGGCGTCGTCGGGCAAGCTGTGACGTCCCATGGCGGTGGTGCCCCTCCTTGAATTTTGAACAAGGAAAAGGGAGACCACACCATCGCAATGGCGCCCGTCCCCCGGCCTGTCGCGCGCGATCTTCGTAATGTCCTTCGAGACCCTAGCGGGGCGGCGGTGGGGATGGAACGGGATTCGTCAACTGGAGGCAGGTGTGCAGGTGGAGGCCGAGCGCGTGGCTGATTCTCTTCCCGAGGAGGGGAGTTCACCGCAGATCCTGCGGTCCGAGACCGTGCTCGTGCTGGCGCTCTCGCTCGGCGCGAGCGGTGTGTCGGCCCTGATCAGCTTTGTCGGATCGCTCACCAAGCCCGGCGGCCTCAAGCACCAGGCGGCCAACCTCAACACCTCGTACGCCCCCGGGCGGCCGTGGCTCGATCTCGCCTGGCAGCTCTTCGGCATCGCGACGGCGCTGGTGCCGGTCGCACTGGTGGCGCACCTGCTGCTGCGCGAACGGGCCGGCGGTCTTCGGGTGATCGGCTTCGACCGGACGCGGCCCTGGTCGGACCTCGGCAGGGGTGTCCTGATCGCCGCCGGGATCGGGAGCGCGGGGCTCGCCTTCTACCTGGTGGCCCGTGCGGCGGGCGGCAATCTGACCGTCGTGCCCGAATCGCTGCCCGGCGTGTGGTGGAAGTATCCGGTGCTGGTTCTGTCGGCGCTCCAGAACTCCGTACTCGAAGAAGTGATCGTCGTCGGCTATCTGCTGCGCAGGCTCGGCCAGTTGGGGTGGACCCCCATGGCGGCGCTGGTCGCGAGCTCCGTGCTGCGCGGCTCCTACCACCTCTACCAGGGCATCGGCGGCTTCCTCGGCAACATGGCCATGGGGGTGGTCTTCGTCCTGCTCTACCGGCGCTGGAAGCGGGTCGGCCCGCTCGTGGTGGCGCATGCGCTGCTCGACATCGGTGCCTTCGTCGGATACGCACTGCTCGCGGGCAAGGTGAGCTGGCTGCCCACGATGTGAGGCGGCGCTGGGGAGTGTCTTCGACGTGGCGTCGTCCGCCCGCCGGCCGGACGGGACGGTGAAGACACGACCTAGGGCGCGGTCAGCAGCTCGCCGTCGATGACGGTCACCGCCCGGCCGGTCAGCAGGGTGCGCACGCCGCGCACCTCGGTGCGTACGCGGCCGGAGCGGGGCGAGGCCTGGAGGCCGGTCAGTTCCGTGCGGCCCAGGCGTGCCGACCAGAACGGTGCGAGCGCGGTGTGGGCGCTGCCCGTCACCGGGTCCTCGTCGATGCCGACGTTGGGGAAGAAGCACCGCGACACGTAGTCGTAGCCCTGCGCCGGATCCGCCGCGGCGGCCGTGGCGATGATGCCGCGCCTGGAGTGCCGCCCCAGCGCGCGCGGATCGGGCGTGAGGGCGCGTACGGCCTTCTCGTCCGGGAGTTCCACGAGCAGGTCGCCGATGTCGGCCGAGGTGTCGTGGACCGAGACGATGCGGGCGCCGAGCGCTTCGGCCAGCCCGGCCGGAACCGCCTCCTCCGTGAGCGAGGAGGTCGGGAAGTCGAGCGTGATCGTGCCGTCGGCGGCCGCGGTCGCCGTGAGGAGGCCGCAGCGCGCGGCGAACCGGACCGTGCCGCTCGCGGCCCCCGTGGAGTGCAGGACGTGCGCCGTCGCCAAGGTGGCGTGGCCGCACATGTCGACCTCGGCGGCCGGGGTGAACCAGCGCAGCGCCCAGTCGGCCCCGCCGCCCGGAGGCAGGGGGTGCGCGAAGGCGGTCTCGGCGTGGTTGACCTCGCGGGCCACGTCCTGGAGCCAGTTGTCGGCCGGGAAGGCGTCGAGCAGCAGGACTCCGGCCGGGTTGCCGGCGAAGGGGCGGTCGGTGAAGGCGTCGACGATTCGGATGCGCATGCCTGGCACCGTACGGGAGGCGAAAAAGCGCGCGCCAAGGCCAATTCGCGATGACTGGACCGCGTGCGTGTCGTGACGTGCGGCCGGTCCGATGGCGCCGGACCGGCCGGGCGACGGTGAGGGTCGGGTCAGGCGGTCAGCGGAACCGCGTGGACCTCGTCGGCCGGGTGCCCGGCCCGCTCGTGAACGCGCCGCACGGCCTCGGCCGACGGCGCATCGGACAGGCAGTACACCGTGCCCGACTCGGGGTCGGCCCACGCCTTCTCGAAGTGCACGCCCTCTTCCTTCTCGATGGCGAGGTCCGCCCTGTGAGCCTGGGCCAGCTGATCGGCCGTGATGCCGGCCATGCCGTGGTGGACGTCCATGAACCGGGACATGGCGTCGCACCCCCTTCTGGATCCGCGGGGCGTTCGGAACCGGCGAGTCGGCGCCAGCCCCGCTCCTTCCACCCTGCGCCCGAACCGCCGCCGGAGCGACCGGGCCGGGGCCCGGACATGGCAGCGGACCGCGAAGTCGTCGTGCCACTTGCCAAGCGTAATTCACCGATATATCGTTGACGCATCGCGACAGATCAACGATGGAAGGAACGAAATCATGCGTTCACATGGACACGGACAGCACGGACCCGGCCATCACGGTCGGGGTGACTTCGAGGGGCGTCGCTCCGCCTTCGGGCCGTTCGGGCCCGGCTCCGGCGGGGGACCGTGGGGCGGTGGGCCGTTCGGCCCCGGCCGCGGTGGCCGGGGCGGCCCGCGGGGCAGGGCGCGGCGCGGCGATGTCCGCGCGTCGATCCTGGCCCTCCTGAAGGACCGGCCGATGCACGGCTACGAGATGATCCAGGAGATCGGCGAGCGCAGCGGCGGGGCCTGGAAGCCCAGCCCGGGTTCGGTCTACCCCACTCTTCAGCTCCTGGAGGACGAGGGTCTGATCACCAGCGAGAGCGAGGGCGGCAAGAAGCTGTTCACGCTCACCGACGCCGGGCGTACGGAGGCCGAATCGGGAGCCGAGGCTCCTTGGGAGGACGCCGGGCGCGGGGTCGACTGGGAGGCCATGAACGAGATCCGGCAGGCCGGCTTCGGCCTGATGGAAGCGTTCGGGCAGGTCTGGAAGACCGGCTCCGCGGATCAGCGCCAGAAGGCGCTCGCCGTCATCAACGACGCCCGCAAGAAGCTGTATCTGATCCTGGCCGACGAGGGCTGAGTCCCCGCCGGAGCGAAGCCCCGCGGCCGCCGCCCGCGGGGCTTCGCGCGTTGGCGCGCTGGCCCGCGGTCAGGCGGACGGGCCCGCGGCGTGGGCCGGTCGGTCGGGCGGGCCCGGTCAGGCGCACAGGCCCCCGAGCTTGCGCAGCGACTCGTTGAGTGCGGCCGTCGCCGAGTCCTTCAGCTTGCCCGCCATGAGGGAGACCGCGGCCCCCGTGAACTCCCCGTCGACGCGGACCGTGGTGGCCGCGCCGTCCGGAATGACCGTGTAGCGGTTCATGACGTTCACGCCCATCGGCCCCTTGCCCCGGATGCCGAACACCCGGCCGGCCTCGAACTCGTCCACCGTCCACGCCACTTCGGCGGGGAACCCCATGAGCTTCATGTTCTCCGCGTAGGTCGCGCCCAGCTCCAGCGCGTCGGGGCCGCCCGCGGGGAAGTTCGTGTGGGTGGCGTTCCACTCGCCGTACGAGGAGAAGTCGGTGAGCTGTGCCCAGACCTTCTCGGCCGGAGCCTCGATGCGTGCCTCCGCGCTGACCTCGGCCATGCGACCACTCCTTCGTGGGGACTGTGACGGGGACGTGTCGCGGAACGTAGCGGCAGCGGGGTGAACATTCAATACTGATGAACCGTCAGATCTTCTGGATCTCCATCGCCCAGATCTGGGCGGAGTCGAACACGTCGGAGGCGCGCGGGCGCGCGGACTCGTCGTGGCAGTGGAACGCGGCCCAGAACAGGTCGCCCGGGAGCGCCTCGCGGGGCGCGTACACCCGGTACACGTACTGCAGTCCGTCCTGGGCGAGAAGGGCGACCATCCAGCACATCGGCGCTCCCTCGGCGGGCGGGTGGGGACGGCTGTGGCATGCGTCCAGTCATGCGTCACCGGGAGGGACGAGCCCGGGTGCGGGCATGGTTGCGCCGGGGGCCGCGGGAGCGCGTCGGCGGCGGCGTGCCGGAAGGTTGCCCTGACGGGGAAGATTCGCGTGATCTCATCCGTAAGGAGGAGAACCCGGTCATGCGTGCCCACCTTCTGTCGGAGGCACGAATGCTCCCGCACGCCGATGCCTCGCGCGCCCGCGCCTGGTGAGCTTGAGGGGTGCACAGTTCTCCCCCCGGAGCGGCGCGCCAGACCTCTTCCCCCGTGGAGGCCGCCCAGCCCCGAGCCTCCGCCCACCCGCTGGATCCCGCGGACATCGAAGCCCGGCTCACCGACGAGCTCGCTTCGATGGTCACGGGCGCCCGAAGGCGCGCGCTGCGCGACGGGGACCGGCAGTTGGACACCGCCCACCTGCTGCACTCGCTGATGGAGAGCGATCCCGAGGTGCGGGCCACGTTCGAGAGCGGGCGCCAGGTCGCGCGCGTGCTCGGCTACCTGGTGCAGCGCAGCATCGGATACGGGCTGCGCTGGCAGGGCTCCGTCGAGGACTCGGGGGCGGTGCCCGTGATGACCCAGCCCGGCTGGTCGCCGAGTGCGCTCACAGCGATGGAGCACGCGCTGCGCCGCGCCGCGGCCCGGGGTGACGCGCGGGCCGAGGGGCGTGACCTGCTGGCGGCGCTGGCCGCCGACCCCGCATGCCGTGCCATCGAGGTGCTGACCCATGCGGGGGTGGACGCGACCTCGCTCACCGACCGTCTGCGGGAGCCGTCGCACCGGGTGTGACCAGGCGCCGGCCCGGATCCGCGGGGTCGCCGTCTCGACAGGCGTCACCCATGTGACGGTCCTGACCAGGCCTGCCATGATGTGCCGATGCACGCGTCTCAGGGGAGAAGCGCCGGCCTGGGACTCGCCCTGGTGTCGGCCTTCGCATTCGGTGGTTCCGGTGTGGCGGCCAAGCCGCTCATCGAAGCGGGGCTCGACCCGCTGCACGTGGTGTGGCTCCGGGTGACAGGGGCCGCGCTCGTGATGCTTCCCGTGGCCTGGCGCCACCGGGGTCTGGTGCTGCGCAAGCCCGCCCTGCTCGCCGGATTCGGGCTGCTCGCCGTCGCCGGAGTCCAGGCCTGCTACTTCGCCTCGCTCTCCCGCATACCCGTGGGCGTGGCCCTGCTCGTCGAATATCTCGCCCCGGCGCTCGTCCTCGGCTGGGTCCGCTTCGTGCAGCGCAGGCCCGTGACCCGGGCCGCCGCGGCCGGGGTGGTGCTCGCCGCCGGAGGGCTCGCCTGCGTCGTGGAGATCTGGTCCGGGCTGAGCTTCGACGCGCTCGGACTGCTCCTCGCCCTCGGGGCGGCCTGCTGCCAGGTCGGCTACTTCGTCCTGTCCGACCAGGGCGGCGAGGGCGAGGACGCGGCCGACCCCATCGGAGTCATCGCCTACGGACTGCTCATCGGGGCCCTCGTCCTGACCGTCCTGGCCCGGCCCTGGGGCATGAAGTGGTCCGTGCTCGGCGGCGGCGCCGACATGAACGGCACGACCGTGCCCGCCGTGCTGCTGCTGTGCTGGATCGTGCTGATCGCCACCGTGCTCGCCTACGTCACCGGTGTCATCTCGGTGCGCAGGCTGTCCCCGCCGGTGGCCGGGGTCGTCGCCTGCCTCGAGGCGGTGATCGCGACCGTCTTCGCCTGGGTCCTGCTCGGCGAGCACCTGGCGGCGCCGCAGATCGTCGGCGGCGCCGTCGTCCTGTGCGGGGCCTTCATCGCGCAGTCGTCCACGCCGAGAGCGCCCTCGGGACCGGTCGCCTCCGGCGGACCCGTGCCCGCCGAAGGGGAGTTGTCGGCCGGGCGCTCCGCCGCCTAGGGTGACGATCATGCACGCGACCGTACTTCCGCCTCCCGCCGCGTAACGCGGGCGGCCGCACTCCCTGACGAAGACCCTGCTCGGTCGGTTGCCGAGCGGCTCGTCGCTGCCCGCGCAGTCCACGCCAGCGACCAGCCAGCTGTCTTCTTCCCTCCCGGAGTACGTACGTGTCGAACCCTTCCACCGGCCTCGCCATGGGCCCAGCCGTACCGCTGCCCGCGGCCCCGCTGTCCGTCGGGCGCGGTCTGCTCTACCTCGCCTTCGCCGGATTCGCCTGGGGCACCGCGGGCGGCGCCGCGGCCCTGCTCTTCGGGGCCAGCGACCTCGGACCCCTCGCCCTCTCCTTCTGGCGCTGCGCGGGCGGGCTCGTCCTGCTGCTCGGCGCCATGGCGCTGCGCCGCCGGCCGGTGCCCGCGGCGCCCGAGGTGCGGGGCCGCCGGATGCTGCGCATCCTCGGCAACGGCATCGGCCTGATGATCTTCCAGAGTGCCTACTTCGCGGCCGTCGAGGCGACCGGGCTCGCCGTGGCGACCGTGGTGACCCTGGGCGCGGGGCCCGTCCTCATCGCCCTGGGAGGCCGCCTCGTGCTCGGTGAACGGCTCGGCCGGCCCGGCTCGGCGGCCGTCGCCGGGGCGCTGGCCGGACTCGCCGTGCTGTGGATCGGCAACGGTGGCGGCACGGTGCGGCCCGCCGGGGTCGTCCTCGCCCTGGTGTCCGCCGCCGGGTACGCGGCCATCACCCTGCTGACCAGGTGGCTCGGGCGCGACGGCGGCGCGGCCGACCCGTCGGCGACCACGGCCTGGGCGTTCGGCGTGGCCGCGCTGTGTCTGCTGCCGTTCGCCGGCGCGGAGGGCCTGGTGCCGCACACGGTCGAACCGGTGCGGGTGGCCGTCCTGCTGCTGTACGTGGCGGCGGTGCCGACGGCGCTCGCGTACGCCCTCTATTTCGCCGGTGCCGCGGTCGTCCGGTCCGCGACCGTCTCCGTGATCATGCTGCTCGAACCGGTGAGCGCGGCCGTGATCGCCGTGTCGGTGCTGGGCGAGACGATCACCGTGGCCACGGCGGCGGGCACCGCGCTGCTGCTCCTCGCGGTGGTCGGCCTCGCCGCATCCGAGACGCGGGAGGCGGCGAGGACCCGCAGCGGGACGGCCGCGCAGTAGCGAGCGGCCGGCCTCGGCCTTGGCGCGCGCCCGCCCCTGGCCCTGCGCCGGGGGTGGGGCCAGGCAGGGCGCACCGGCCTCAGAGCGCGCTGATGTAGCCGGGTACCGCCACCGCCGGGTCCAGGTCGTCCGCCGGGACGGGCGTGCCGTAGCCCCGGGTGAGCGGGAGCACGCCCGTCCAGTAGGGCAGCGTGAGGTCTTCGGCGTCGTCGTTCGGGCCGCCGGTGCGGAGCTTGGCCGACACCTCGTCCAGGTCGAGGCTGATCACCGCGGTCGCGGCCAGCTCCTTGGCGTTGGCCGGGC
Encoded here:
- a CDS encoding CPBP family intramembrane glutamic endopeptidase produces the protein MADSLPEEGSSPQILRSETVLVLALSLGASGVSALISFVGSLTKPGGLKHQAANLNTSYAPGRPWLDLAWQLFGIATALVPVALVAHLLLRERAGGLRVIGFDRTRPWSDLGRGVLIAAGIGSAGLAFYLVARAAGGNLTVVPESLPGVWWKYPVLVLSALQNSVLEEVIVVGYLLRRLGQLGWTPMAALVASSVLRGSYHLYQGIGGFLGNMAMGVVFVLLYRRWKRVGPLVVAHALLDIGAFVGYALLAGKVSWLPTM
- a CDS encoding EamA family transporter yields the protein MHASQGRSAGLGLALVSAFAFGGSGVAAKPLIEAGLDPLHVVWLRVTGAALVMLPVAWRHRGLVLRKPALLAGFGLLAVAGVQACYFASLSRIPVGVALLVEYLAPALVLGWVRFVQRRPVTRAAAAGVVLAAGGLACVVEIWSGLSFDALGLLLALGAACCQVGYFVLSDQGGEGEDAADPIGVIAYGLLIGALVLTVLARPWGMKWSVLGGGADMNGTTVPAVLLLCWIVLIATVLAYVTGVISVRRLSPPVAGVVACLEAVIATVFAWVLLGEHLAAPQIVGGAVVLCGAFIAQSSTPRAPSGPVASGGPVPAEGELSAGRSAA
- a CDS encoding PadR family transcriptional regulator, translating into MRSHGHGQHGPGHHGRGDFEGRRSAFGPFGPGSGGGPWGGGPFGPGRGGRGGPRGRARRGDVRASILALLKDRPMHGYEMIQEIGERSGGAWKPSPGSVYPTLQLLEDEGLITSESEGGKKLFTLTDAGRTEAESGAEAPWEDAGRGVDWEAMNEIRQAGFGLMEAFGQVWKTGSADQRQKALAVINDARKKLYLILADEG
- a CDS encoding glutamate--cysteine ligase codes for the protein MGEKVVAGGFDLSDRHRYRSKLQECLEGLGMLLDQKRFDRPRNLMGLELELNLAGPDGMPRMMNAEVLERIASRDFQTELGMFNLEVNIAPHRLGGRVFDQLAEELRTGLGYADRKAAEVDAGIIMIGILPTLVQDDLVSANLSDVDRYTLLNDQIVAARGEDFTLDIQGVERLQCTSASITPEAACTSVQLHLQVTPARFAAVWNAAQAVTAVQIAVGANAPFLFGRELWRESRPPLFEQATDTRPAELRAQGVRPRTWFGERWVTSAYELFEENLRFFPPLLPIVDEEEPLRVIADGGVPQLKELVLHNGTIYRWNRPVYGIADGVPHLRVENRVLPAGPTVSDVLANAAFYYGLVRALAEDSRPVWTRLPFESAASNFDAACRYGIDAELLWPAPRRGAGVTRVPAVKLVSEELLPLAAAGLDAWGVEAADRDHYLGIIEERCRRRVNGSSWQVDTYHRALAAGLGREAALSATTRRYRELMLEGEPVHTWPTGFPGPQARHG
- a CDS encoding type II toxin-antitoxin system Rv0910 family toxin; this translates as MAEVSAEARIEAPAEKVWAQLTDFSSYGEWNATHTNFPAGGPDALELGATYAENMKLMGFPAEVAWTVDEFEAGRVFGIRGKGPMGVNVMNRYTVIPDGAATTVRVDGEFTGAAVSLMAGKLKDSATAALNESLRKLGGLCA
- a CDS encoding substrate-binding and VWA domain-containing protein, whose amino-acid sequence is MGRHSLPDDAATHGSGAARRRTVALATVLVMAVAGGTAIAVQRGLLSFRRSCAASAVRLDLVASPDIAPAVRAVAERARAQKITSDGSCMDVRVSARDSYEVAASFASAAKPDFSVWIPDASLWVDRAKDAGESAGVVTAGHIAASPVALAVVPSAAASLAWPQKTYTWAELATSTTQDDKLRLGSADPARSASGLLALSCIAKSAASGGPDGDTRTAALAKVLSQRVSADDGRAVKTLAPDGSADPHRNQALVLSEQSAFAYNAQHGTAKGLRLFYPTDSAPQLDYPYTMVRETRMSTNESRAAMRFMTLLGDPDSLRVLAGQGFRTAGQQMADPVASAAGARAPQPYASASAEPPSAQELQDALGMWTITVQSARLTTVVDASGSMADPVPGSGGRSRMDVTKSSLMQALSQFTPNDEIGLWDFATHLDGSRDYRRLVPTARLGDPAGGGRTQREKLTRAFGALQPVPGGATGLFDTTLAAYKEATSTYAGGKFNAVVLLTDGANEDPGSISLDGLVTALQKLRDPAKPVALIAIAVGPRADKDEVRQIAQATGGTGYQVNDPADIQAVILKAITALGQAQGG
- a CDS encoding Clp protease N-terminal domain-containing protein encodes the protein MEAAQPRASAHPLDPADIEARLTDELASMVTGARRRALRDGDRQLDTAHLLHSLMESDPEVRATFESGRQVARVLGYLVQRSIGYGLRWQGSVEDSGAVPVMTQPGWSPSALTAMEHALRRAAARGDARAEGRDLLAALAADPACRAIEVLTHAGVDATSLTDRLREPSHRV
- a CDS encoding SCO4226 family nickel-binding protein, with product MSRFMDVHHGMAGITADQLAQAHRADLAIEKEEGVHFEKAWADPESGTVYCLSDAPSAEAVRRVHERAGHPADEVHAVPLTA
- a CDS encoding DMT family transporter, with the translated sequence MGPAVPLPAAPLSVGRGLLYLAFAGFAWGTAGGAAALLFGASDLGPLALSFWRCAGGLVLLLGAMALRRRPVPAAPEVRGRRMLRILGNGIGLMIFQSAYFAAVEATGLAVATVVTLGAGPVLIALGGRLVLGERLGRPGSAAVAGALAGLAVLWIGNGGGTVRPAGVVLALVSAAGYAAITLLTRWLGRDGGAADPSATTAWAFGVAALCLLPFAGAEGLVPHTVEPVRVAVLLLYVAAVPTALAYALYFAGAAVVRSATVSVIMLLEPVSAAVIAVSVLGETITVATAAGTALLLLAVVGLAASETREAARTRSGTAAQ
- a CDS encoding PhzF family phenazine biosynthesis protein; the encoded protein is MRIRIVDAFTDRPFAGNPAGVLLLDAFPADNWLQDVAREVNHAETAFAHPLPPGGGADWALRWFTPAAEVDMCGHATLATAHVLHSTGAASGTVRFAARCGLLTATAAADGTITLDFPTSSLTEEAVPAGLAEALGARIVSVHDTSADIGDLLVELPDEKAVRALTPDPRALGRHSRRGIIATAAAADPAQGYDYVSRCFFPNVGIDEDPVTGSAHTALAPFWSARLGRTELTGLQASPRSGRVRTEVRGVRTLLTGRAVTVIDGELLTAP